The genome window CGTCGCGTTCTATCGCGACCTATGCGGTGCCCTCGCCGATCGGGGCCTCCGCCTCCGGCTGTTCACCAACGGCGACCCCGGCGACGAAACGTTTCTCGATGCGCTGATGGCCGACGGTGCGGTCGCCGGCATCGCCGAACGTGCGCCGCGGCCGCGCGATCCGGCGGCGCTGCTGGAGATCGTCGGCGGCTGCGGTGCGATCGCGGCGCATCGCATGCATGCCAACATCGCCGCCTACGCCCTCGGCGTCCCGCACGTCGGGCTGGGCTGGGATCCCAAGCTCGAAGGATTTTTCGCGCTGTCGGGCCGGAGCGGCTTTCTCGTCGGCCCCGGTCCCGGCTCCGCCACGCGCGCGGCGGACGCGGTTGCGCGCGCCTTGGCAACGCCGTGGGACGAGGCGCGGCGGCGACAGGTCCGCGCCCACGCCGTGCGCGCGGTGGCCGATCTCGCCGCGGCGATCCGCGCCGACGTCGGCGGTGCCGCCGCGGGCGCGGCTACCCCCGTTCGCGCATGATCCGCGCCTTGTCGCGCTGCCAGTCGCGCGCCTTTTCGGTCTCGCGTTTGTCGTGCTGCTTCTTGCCGGTGGCAAGGCCGAGGAGGACCTTGGCGACGCCCTTGTCGTTGAAATAGAGCTTGAGCGGCACGATCGTCCGCCCCTCGCGCGCGACCGACGCCAGCCACTTGCGCGCCTCCCGCTTGTGGAGCAGGAGCTTGCGCACGCGCCGCGCCTCGTGCTGGAAGATCGTCGCCTTGGCATATTCGGGAATGTAGGCGTTGTAGAGGCCGACCTCGGCCTCGCCGCCCTCCTTGAGCGCACCGGCGAAGGAATCGTTGAGGTTGGCTTGGCCGTGGCGCAGGCTCTTGACCTCGCTGCCGGAGAGAACCAGCCCCGCTTCGAGCGTGCTTTCGATCTGATAGTCGTATCGCGCCCGGCGGTTTTCGGAAACCATGCCGGTCGATATCAACGCCTTGCGGGGCTGCTTCATCTCAAGTCCTTAGTGGGCGGCTTCCAGCAGTCCGACCTTCTGCAACGCGGCGTCCACCTTCGCCTTGCCCTCGGCCGACAGCGGCGCGATCGGCAGTCGGCAGCCGTCGGCGCAGATGCCGAGCCGGGAGGCCGCGTACTTCACCGGAGCCGGGCTGGTCTCGCAGAACATCGCCTCGTGGAGCGGCATCAGCCGGTCGCGAAGCTGCCAGACCTTGGGATAGTCCCCTTGCTGCCAGGCGGTATGAAGCTCGGAGCAGAGGCGCGGCGCGACGTTGGCCGAAACCGAGATGCAGCCGACGCCGCCCTGCGCCAGGAACGCGGTGACGGTCGCGTCCTCGCCGGAGAGTTGGCAGAACTTCGGCCCGATCTCGGTGCGGACCTTGAGCGGGCGCGCGAGATCGGCGGTGGCGTCCTTGACCCCGACGATGTTCGGCAGGCGCGCGAGACGGGCCATCGTCGCCACCGACATGTCGATCACCGACCGGCCGGGAATGTTGTAGATGAAGATCGGCAGGTCGACGGCCTCGGCGACCGCCTTGAAGTGGAGGTACTGCCCCTCCGGGTTCGGCTTGTTGTAGTACGGCGTCACCACCAGAAGCGCATCCGCACCCGCCGCCTGGGCATGGCGCGAAAGACTGATCGCCTCCTCGGTGGAATTGGAGCCGGTGCCGGCGATCACCGGGATGCGCCCTTTGCACACCTCGATGCAGATCTCGGTCACACGGTTGTGCTCGGCGTGCGAGAGGGTCGGCGATTCCCCGGTGGTGCCGCACGGGATCACCGCGTGCGTACCTTCGGCAATCTGCCAGTCGACGAACCGGGCGAACGCTTTTTCGTCCACCGCGCCATCGCGGAAGGGCGTGATCAGCGCGGTCATCGAGCCTTTGAACATCGGATGCTCCATCGGTCAAAAATCCGTCTTGCGGACGCGGCGAATCCGGGGTTTATACCGGGTGCGGGGGACGGAAGCGATAGAATAACGACAAGCGTCCCATCGGGCAATCGGCCCGCGAACTTGGCGACAGAGATGATGAACGCAGCTGGCAAGAGCTTCACCGGCGTCTTCGGCGCGCTCGCAGTCCTGCTGATCGGCAGCGGGTCGGGTTTCGACGTCCCCGCTTGGGCGGCGACCGACGCCAAACCCAAGCCCGCGGCGGTCTCCGCGAAGCCGCCCAAGCCGGGCGTCAAACCGGCGGCGAAGCCTTCGCAGCCGCCCCGTCCGGCACGCAAACCGGCCGCCGGTTTCCCCGGATTCGCCGCGGCGGACAAGGGCGACTGGAAGGAAGTCCGGCGGCTGATCGCGCAGAACCCCAAGGCGCCGGTCGCGAAGGTCATGACCTGGATGCTGCTGCGCGCCCCGGGCAGCGGCGCGAGCTTCGACGAGATTCGCGGCTTCCTCGAAGCCAATCCGTCGTGGCCCGACCGCGCCACCCTCACCCGCCGCGCCGAGGAAGCGATCTGGACCACCGGCGACGACGCGGCGCGGCAGAAATGGTTCGCCAACGGCAAGGCCGCAACCCGCGAGGGCGCGCTGTGGCTGGCCGCCCAGGCCGAATCCGCGGGCCGCGACGCCGAGGCGGCGAAGCGCTACCGCGATCTCTGGACCGACGAAACCTTCACCGGCGACCAGGAAAAGGCCTTCCTCGCCGCCCACGGCGACTGGATTCGCCCCGCCGACCAGCGCGACCGTCTCGAACGGCTGATCTGGCAGCGACGCTTCGGCGAGGCGCACCGCCAGATCGAGCGGGTCGACGCCGACACCCGCGCACTCGCCGAGGCGCGCATCGCCCTGGCGACGATGAACACCGGCGCGGCGAACACCTTATTGCGCGTTCCCAAAGAGTTGCGACACGACCCTGGACTGATTTACGAACGGGCGCGGTGGCTGCGGCGACGCGACAAGGATGACGAAGCGACGATCCTGTTGCTGGCGCACAAGGGCCCGCGCCCCTACCCCGACCTGTGGTGGACGGAACAGGCGGTGCTCGCTCGCGACGCCCTCGCCGCCGGGCACATCACCCAGGCCTACGACCTCGCGGCGCGCCACGACCTCAAATCGGCGGGCGATCTCGCGGAAGCGGAGTGGCTGGCGGGCTGGATCGCCTTCCAGTTCCTCAAGGATCCCGGGATTGCCGAAGGTCACTTCCAGCGGCTTTACGATGCGGTCTCGACGCCGGTGAGCAAATCCCGCGGCGCGTACTGGCTCGGCCGCACCCACGCCGCCAAGGGCGACGCCGCCAAGGCCGCCGAATGGTTCGCCCGCGCCGCCGCGGAACCTACGACGTTCTACGGCCAGCTTGCCGGACAACGGGTTTCGACGCCCGTGCCGCCCGCCGCGCCGCCGGTGCCGCCCCTGCCCAAGGAGGCGACCGCCTGGGTCCGCTCCCACGAGTTCGCGTCGCTGCTGCGGCAGTTCGACCAGATGGGCGAGGAGCGCCTGTTCGGGATCTTCTCCCGCGCGTTCTATTATGCCGCACGCACCGACGAACAGCGTCTCGCGGTGGTCGAGACGGTCTCGGGCTACTCGCTGTCGCAGGGCGTGCGGCTCGCCCGGCTGCTGCGCCAGCACAACGTGCCGGACACGGTTCTCGCCTATCCGGTTCCGAAGTGGATCGATCTGCCGTCCGCGCCCGCCAAGGCGATCGTCCTCGGGATCATCCGTCAGGAGAGCAACTTCGACACCGACGCGGTGAGCTCGGCCGGGGCCAAGGGGCTGATGCAGCTGATGCCGAGAACCGCGGCGCAGGAGGCGAAGCTGATGAAACAGCCGTACGCCCCCGACTATCTGACGCAGCGTCCGAACGTCAACGTCCAGCTCGGCAGCCATTACCTCGACCGTCTGCTCGACCGCTACGACCGCCACCCCGCGCTCGCCTTCGCCGCCTACAACGCGGGAGAAAGCCGCGTCGACCAGTGGCTGAAGCTCAACGGCGATCCGCGTACCGGCGAGGTCGACACCATCACCTGGATCGAATCGATTCCGTTCAAGGAAACCCGCAACTACGTGCAGCGGGTTCTGGAAAACGTCGAAATCTACCGCCGTCGGGTCGGCGGCGAGCCGATCCGGGTCGCGGACAATCCCTGAAACGAAAAACGGCCGGAGCGATCCGGCCGTTAGAGGAGTCGCGCAGGCACTGCGTCAGGAAGCGACGCCGACGAGACCGCGGACCGGCTTGCCCGGCATCGCCCGAGGCGCCTCGCCTTCGGCGGCGGGAGCGGCATCCTCCGCGGGCTGGGCGGCGGCGATCGCCGCCACCGGCGCGGCCGCCTGAGTCTCGTCGCTGCGGCGGCACATTCCCTGCAGGAACGCCCCGGGCTCGATCGCCAAGCTCTGGTGATGGATGTCGCCGACCATGCGCGCCGTGGCGGCGAGGAAGACGCTCTCGGCATGGACCTGGCCGGTCAGCTGGCCGTGCAGGCGCAGCGACTGGGCGCGCACCTCGCCGACCACCTCGCCGCTCAGACCGACGACCAGCGACACGCAGGCGATATCGCCCTCGACGCGCCCATCCACCTGGATTTCGCCGTCGCTGGCGAGGTCGCCGGTGATCGTGAGGCCGCGACTGATGATCGACGGAACGCCCTTCTTCTCGGCCATGATCGCCTCGCTACTGCCCGACTTACTGGTTTTTTTGAACATATCGCTTAACCCTGATCAATTCCTTGGGGTTGTACGGCTGTCCGTTGTAGCGCACTTCGTAATGCAAATGACGCCCGGTGCTGCGGCCGCTGTTGCCGATCAACGCGACCGGCCCCCCCGTCTGAAGCTCGTCGCCGACCTTGACCAAAGCCTCCTCGAGGTGGGCGAAGCGGGTGACGAGCCCCATGCCGTGGTCGATATCGACGGTCAAGCCGTAGTTGCCGCGATCGCCGACGTATACCACCGTGCCCGGGGCGGTTGCCAGCGCAACATCGCCCTTCTCGCCGCGAAAATCGATGCCGGAGTGCTCGGCGAGTTCGCCGGTGAAGGGATCGCGACGGTAGCCGAAGCCCGACGTGATGCGCGGCGTCTTCACCGGATAGCCGAGCGGCAGGTTGTCCATCAGCCGCGCGAGACCGTCCCAGCGGTCGATCTGCTCGGAAAGCGAACGCATTGCGGTGTTGAGATCCTCGCGCCCGAGATCGGGCAGGTCGGCGGGCACGAACGGTCCGCCGCGGTTGGCCTCCTGCTTGCCGAGGAGTTCGTCGACGTTGAGGCCGGTCTTCCTGAGGGTCTTCTCGATCTGGGTGATGCCGCCGTCGGCGAGGCCCGCGACCTGATCGAAGAGCTGCTTCTGCGCCGACTGGATGCGTTCGAGTCGGTCGGAGAGGCGTTTGTTCTCCGCCACGAGAGTGTCACGCTGCGAGGTGGCGAGATCGCGCTGCAGAACCGCCTGACGGAGTTCGAGCACGTCGTTCTCCACCTCCCCCTTGGAAGCGAGGCGCGACATCCGCTGGTCGATCTCGGCGAGCTGCTTGCGGAGCCGTTCGCGTTCGCGTTCGATCTGCGCACGGGCGGTCTCCACGCCGACGTATTTCTGTTCCAGTGCGTCGAGCTGAGCCTGATCCTTCTGCTTCGCCGCATCCGACCGGCCCGAGGAGCTCATCCGGCGCTCGACCGCGACGATCTCCTTCTGCAGGTCGACGCCCTGCATCGCGAGATCGTTGGCGCGAGCGTAGCTGCTCTGAAGATCGCCGGTGAGGGCGGCAACCTTCTCGCGGTAGCTCACCAGCTCGGCGAGCACTTCGTCGTGGGCGGCGCGGGCGGCGGCGATCTGATCGCTCTTGAGGGACAGGATCGCCTCGTGCGCGAGCTGCATGCCGGAGGCATAGACGGTCCACCCGAGGGCGCCCGCCAGCACCGTGGTCATCAGGATCTGTTTGGTGGTGGTGAGGGTCATCGTGCGGCTGACGCCGCCGGTGCGGATGTAGATCATGCGCTCGGGGAAGCGACGGCGCAGGAAAGCCATCAGGCGCGAGTCTTTCGGGTGCGACGGATCGAAGGTCATGGCTTTCCCCCCATGATTGGCACTGGCACTACCCCCTGGTTTCCGCACCGGACCGACAGACAATTCCATCGATATGGGCCGCCCGCGCTTTGCGTCCGCGCCCCGCTTCTCCTCCCGCGGGCTTCATCGGAAAGCCCGTTCACGGCAACCTCCGGCGGACTTGCGCCACCGTGCCGATCGCCGAAAAACCTATCTTGGCAGCGGCTTGAAGACAAGGCCGAAGTCGCCCGGCGCAGCGGCTCCGACTGTTCATGCCCCGCTAACCCATGATAGGGTATGCGCATTCTCCGCAGATGCGGCCCCGAGGACCGGCGAGCTCCGCGCATTGCGCGCGAGACCGCGCCCGAACCCGGCGCGCCGAGTCCCCTCCTGGAGGTCGCATGGTATCCACGTTCTGGAAGTTCGCGTCAGTGACGCTGGCCACAGGGCTCGGCATCGGCCGCGTCCCGGTCGCGCCGGGAACCTTCGGGTCGCTCGCGGCGGCCGTCGTGGCGGTGCCGATCGTCGCCGCTGGCGGGCCGCTCGCCCTCGGCTTCGCCGCAGCGGCGGCGGCGCTGGTGGGAATCCCCACCGCCGCCGCCGCCGCGCGGGCGATGAAGCGCGAGGACCCGGGCGCGGTGGTGATCGACGAGTTCGCCGGGCAATGGCTGGCGCTGTTGCCCGCGGCCAACGATCTCGGCGCGTGGTGTCTGGCGTTTCTCGCGTTCCGCCTATTCGACGTGTGGAAGCCCGGGCCGGTGGGCTGGGCGGATCGCAAAATCGGCGGCGGCCTCGGAATCATGCTCGACGACGTGATCGCGGGCATTCTCGCCGCCGGAACGGTGGCTCTGGCGCAACCTTTCCTGCCACCCACCGTTGCGCTGTTCTGATCGCCGAGGAGTGTCGTCCCATGTCCGAAGCCGCCCTGCCCGCCCTCGATCTTGCCCGTGAGGCGCTGCGCCGCGCAACCGCGCGCAACCTCCTGCTCGCCACCGCCGAGTCCTGCACCGGCGGGTTGATCGCCGCGACCATGACCGAGATCGCCGGATGCTCGTCGGCGTTCGAGCGCGGCTACGTCACCTATTCCAATCAGGCGAAGATGGATTGCCTCGGCGTGCCCGCCGCGATCCTCGACGCCCACGGCGCGGTAAGCGAGGAAACCGCCAGGGCGATGGCGGAAGGCGCGCTTACCCACAGCCGTGCCGACGCGGCGGTAGCGGTTACCGGCGTCGCCGGGCCGGACGGCGGCACACCGGAAAAGCCGGTCGGCCTCGTCCACCTCGCGGCCGCGCGCCACGGCCGCCCGACCCTGCATCGGGTCGAGCGCTTCCCCGGCGACCGCGCCGCGGTACGCGCCGCGACCGCACGCGCCGCTTTCGAAATGCTGGTGAAGATACTTACGGATTGAGCGCTCTCGCGAATAGCCGATATTCCGTTTTATCGCAGTTTACACCGTCTTTCCCGAAGGTTATCCTCGAAATCATATATTCGGTCCGGGAGCTCCCCGGGTTTCCAAGTCGAAGCAGTCCGCATGACTTATCCAATGCTCGCCGGCGCGCTGGCGGCCAGCGTCGCTTTGTGCATTCCGTTGGCTCATGGACACGAAGCGGGCGACATAATTTTCCGCGTCGGCGCGGCGCGCCTCTTCTCGTCGGAAGATAGTTCTTCGATCGATGTCGATCAGGGCAGTCTTGCGGGAGTCGACCTTCACGGCAACGCGTCGATTTCGAACGACACTCAGGCCGGCCTGACCGCCACCTACATGATGACCGATCATTTCGGCATCGAGGCGATGGCGACGACACCTTTTCGCACCGGGATCGCCTTCCACGACACCCTCCTCAACGCAGCGAACATGTCGATAGGAAGCCTCAAGCAGGTCTCGCCGACCGTGAGCCTCGTCTACTACCCTCTGGCGCCGGGGCTCGACTTTCAGCCCTACATGGGCGCGGGCGTCAGCCGCACTTGGTTTTTCGGCGGGAAGATCGATAACCGAGCCGCGGCCAACCGCTTCGACAACCTGAGAGCGAGCAATGCCTGGGGATGGGCTGCGCAACTGGGTTTCGACTACATGCTGACGGAAAACCTGATGCTGAACGCCCAGGCGCGCTACATCGACACCAGCACGACGCTTTACCTCCAGAACACCGCACTCGGTGTTCGCATGAAGTCCGACGTGGATATCGGTTCGTGGATCGGCATGGTCGGGTTGGGCTACAAGTTCTGAAGCGAGTCGGAGAGATTCGCGGCCCGGAATCCGCTTCCGAGCCGCGCGACGTTCACTCCCTCGGAGCCGCTCAGGCGAACGCGGCGCCCCAGGCATAGATCCGGAACGACTTGCGGAGCCCGTTGCGGAAGAACGGGTCCTGCTCGCACAGTCGCACCACCGCGTCGCGGCTTTCGGCGTCGACCACCCACAGACCACCGCACGGGGCCTCGCCGGGGGCGGCGCGCAGGCCGCCCGCATCGACGATCGCTCCACGATTTCATGCAGATAGGCCATATGCGCGGCGGTAAAAGCCTCGCGCACGGCAAGTTTATCCGGAGCGTCCTCGAAGACCGCGACCCAGCGCATCGGAACCTCCGCCGATGTCACGCGCCGCAGCACTTCTTGTATTTCTTGCCCGAGCCGCACGGACACGGGTCGTTGCGGCCGATCTTCTCGACCCGGCGCGGCGCGACCGCGGGATTGACCTCGCCGTCGACGTAAAGCCAGCGCCCGTCGACCTTGCGGAAGGTCGAGATCTCGCGGTGGACGCTCTCCTGCCCCTGCATCGAGAAGCGCGCGGCGAAGGTCACGGTGCCGGTGTCGTCGTTCGGGCCGCCCGCTTCGGTGGCCTCGATGGTGAGCCCCTTCCATTTCACCTTGCGCGACATTTCCTGCGAACCCGCCTCGTCGAAATCGGCGGCCGCCTCCGGCGCGTGGGTGGCTGCGACGTAGGCGATGTTGCCGGTCGCATAGGCGGTGTAGCGCGAGCGCATTAGCGCCTCGGCGGTCGGCGCGGGCGCGCCCGCGATCAGAGGGCCGCAACAGGCGTCGAGGGAATTGCCTGAGCCGCAGGGACATGCCGTCATGGTCGAAATCCTATCCGTAAAGAACCTGGGCGCGCTTCTCGAACGATCGCACCATCATCCGCGCCGCCTCGTTGAATACCGCGCCGATCATGGTTTGCAAGAGGAACGAGCGGAAGGCGAAACGAATTTCGAAGCCGATGCGGGTGCCGCCCGGCGCGGGCGCGAACCGCCAGATGGTATGCAGCTCCTTGAAGATGCCTTCGAGCGCCTCGACGTCGATCTCCTCCGACGGCTTGAGCGTCACCCGCGAGGTGTAGCGTTCGCGCATCATCTTGAAGCCGATGTCCATCTCGGACAGAAAGACGTTCTCCCCTTCCCGCCCGACGACGCGGGTGGCGAGGCACCAGGGGAGAAACTTCGGATACGACGGAACGTCCGCGACCAGATCGAACATCTGCTCCGGCGTATAGGGCAGGAAGCGGGATTCCGTATAGGATTTCATCCCGCCGCCCGGTTGAGCTTCTCCAGGCGCGCGGCGCGCAGAGCCTCGAAATCGCGATCGGCATGGTACGACGAGCGCGTCATCGGCGAGGCGGCGACCACCAGGAACCCCTTGGCGAGCGCCAACCGCCTGTAGTCCTCGAACTGCTCGGGAGACACGTACTCCGCCACCGCCGCATGCTTCAGCGTCGGCTGAAGGTACTGGCCGATGGTGAGGAAGTCGACGTCCGCGACGCGCAGGTCGTCCATCACCTGGAGGATCTCCGAGCGGGTTTCGCCGAGCCCGACCATCAGGCCGGACTTGGTGAAGATCGTCGGATCGATGCGCTTGGCGTCGCGCAGGATCGACAGCGACTGGAAATAGCGTGCGCCGGGCCGGATCGAGGGATAGAGACGCGGCACGGTTTCGAGATTGTGGTTGAAGACGTCGGGCCGCGCCGCCACCACCGCTTCGAGCCCGCCCGGCTTGTCGCGGAAGTCGGGGGTCAGCACCTCGATGGAGGTCTCCGGCGAGGCGGCGCGCACAGCCGCGATCACCTTGGCGAACTGCGTCGCTCCGCCGTCGGGCAGGTCGTCGCGGTCCACCGAGGTGACGACGATGTGCTTCGCCCCCATCTGCACCACCGATTCCGCCACGTGGGCGGGCTCGGTGGGGTCGACCGCGCCGGGGCGCCCGGTCTTGACGTTGCAGAACGCGCAGGCACGGGTGCAGGTGTCGCCCAGGATCATGAACGCGGCGTGGCGGCGCTGCCAGCATTCGCCGATGTTCGGACACGCGGCCTCCTCGCAGACGGTGTGCATCTGCTTGGAGCGCATCATCTTCACCACCTCGCCGTACGCCTGCGAGGTGGGCGCCTTGACGCGGATCCACTTCGGCTTGCGCGGGCTGGGGTTGTCCGGCCGGTTGCGTTTTTCGGGGTGCCGCAACGCGGCCGCACTCAACTTGCTGT of uncultured Alphaproteobacteria bacterium contains these proteins:
- the smpB gene encoding SsrA-binding protein, with product MKQPRKALISTGMVSENRRARYDYQIESTLEAGLVLSGSEVKSLRHGQANLNDSFAGALKEGGEAEVGLYNAYIPEYAKATIFQHEARRVRKLLLHKREARKWLASVAREGRTIVPLKLYFNDKGVAKVLLGLATGKKQHDKRETEKARDWQRDKARIMRERG
- the dapA gene encoding 4-hydroxy-tetrahydrodipicolinate synthase, with amino-acid sequence MFKGSMTALITPFRDGAVDEKAFARFVDWQIAEGTHAVIPCGTTGESPTLSHAEHNRVTEICIEVCKGRIPVIAGTGSNSTEEAISLSRHAQAAGADALLVVTPYYNKPNPEGQYLHFKAVAEAVDLPIFIYNIPGRSVIDMSVATMARLARLPNIVGVKDATADLARPLKVRTEIGPKFCQLSGEDATVTAFLAQGGVGCISVSANVAPRLCSELHTAWQQGDYPKVWQLRDRLMPLHEAMFCETSPAPVKYAASRLGICADGCRLPIAPLSAEGKAKVDAALQKVGLLEAAH
- a CDS encoding Soluble lytic murein transglycosylase: MMNAAGKSFTGVFGALAVLLIGSGSGFDVPAWAATDAKPKPAAVSAKPPKPGVKPAAKPSQPPRPARKPAAGFPGFAAADKGDWKEVRRLIAQNPKAPVAKVMTWMLLRAPGSGASFDEIRGFLEANPSWPDRATLTRRAEEAIWTTGDDAARQKWFANGKAATREGALWLAAQAESAGRDAEAAKRYRDLWTDETFTGDQEKAFLAAHGDWIRPADQRDRLERLIWQRRFGEAHRQIERVDADTRALAEARIALATMNTGAANTLLRVPKELRHDPGLIYERARWLRRRDKDDEATILLLAHKGPRPYPDLWWTEQAVLARDALAAGHITQAYDLAARHDLKSAGDLAEAEWLAGWIAFQFLKDPGIAEGHFQRLYDAVSTPVSKSRGAYWLGRTHAAKGDAAKAAEWFARAAAEPTTFYGQLAGQRVSTPVPPAAPPVPPLPKEATAWVRSHEFASLLRQFDQMGEERLFGIFSRAFYYAARTDEQRLAVVETVSGYSLSQGVRLARLLRQHNVPDTVLAYPVPKWIDLPSAPAKAIVLGIIRQESNFDTDAVSSAGAKGLMQLMPRTAAQEAKLMKQPYAPDYLTQRPNVNVQLGSHYLDRLLDRYDRHPALAFAAYNAGESRVDQWLKLNGDPRTGEVDTITWIESIPFKETRNYVQRVLENVEIYRRRVGGEPIRVADNP
- a CDS encoding conserved hypothetical protein (Evidence 4 : Homologs of previously reported genes of unknown function), which translates into the protein MFKKTSKSGSSEAIMAEKKGVPSIISRGLTITGDLASDGEIQVDGRVEGDIACVSLVVGLSGEVVGEVRAQSLRLHGQLTGQVHAESVFLAATARMVGDIHHQSLAIEPGAFLQGMCRRSDETQAAAPVAAIAAAQPAEDAAPAAEGEAPRAMPGKPVRGLVGVAS
- a CDS encoding putative Peptidase M23B (Evidence 3 : Function proposed based on presence of conserved amino acid motif, structural feature or limited homology) gives rise to the protein MTFDPSHPKDSRLMAFLRRRFPERMIYIRTGGVSRTMTLTTTKQILMTTVLAGALGWTVYASGMQLAHEAILSLKSDQIAAARAAHDEVLAELVSYREKVAALTGDLQSSYARANDLAMQGVDLQKEIVAVERRMSSSGRSDAAKQKDQAQLDALEQKYVGVETARAQIERERERLRKQLAEIDQRMSRLASKGEVENDVLELRQAVLQRDLATSQRDTLVAENKRLSDRLERIQSAQKQLFDQVAGLADGGITQIEKTLRKTGLNVDELLGKQEANRGGPFVPADLPDLGREDLNTAMRSLSEQIDRWDGLARLMDNLPLGYPVKTPRITSGFGYRRDPFTGELAEHSGIDFRGEKGDVALATAPGTVVYVGDRGNYGLTVDIDHGMGLVTRFAHLEEALVKVGDELQTGGPVALIGNSGRSTGRHLHYEVRYNGQPYNPKELIRVKRYVQKNQ
- a CDS encoding Phosphatidylglycerophosphatase A and related protein; its protein translation is MVSTFWKFASVTLATGLGIGRVPVAPGTFGSLAAAVVAVPIVAAGGPLALGFAAAAAALVGIPTAAAAARAMKREDPGAVVIDEFAGQWLALLPAANDLGAWCLAFLAFRLFDVWKPGPVGWADRKIGGGLGIMLDDVIAGILAAGTVALAQPFLPPTVALF
- a CDS encoding conserved hypothetical protein (Evidence 4 : Homologs of previously reported genes of unknown function) encodes the protein MSEAALPALDLAREALRRATARNLLLATAESCTGGLIAATMTEIAGCSSAFERGYVTYSNQAKMDCLGVPAAILDAHGAVSEETARAMAEGALTHSRADAAVAVTGVAGPDGGTPEKPVGLVHLAAARHGRPTLHRVERFPGDRAAVRAATARAAFEMLVKILTD
- a CDS encoding OmpW family protein, translated to MTYPMLAGALAASVALCIPLAHGHEAGDIIFRVGAARLFSSEDSSSIDVDQGSLAGVDLHGNASISNDTQAGLTATYMMTDHFGIEAMATTPFRTGIAFHDTLLNAANMSIGSLKQVSPTVSLVYYPLAPGLDFQPYMGAGVSRTWFFGGKIDNRAAANRFDNLRASNAWGWAAQLGFDYMLTENLMLNAQARYIDTSTTLYLQNTALGVRMKSDVDIGSWIGMVGLGYKF
- a CDS encoding conserved hypothetical protein (Evidence 4 : Homologs of previously reported genes of unknown function), giving the protein MVDAESRDAVVRLCEQDPFFRNGLRKSFRIYAWGAAFA
- a CDS encoding conserved hypothetical protein (Evidence 4 : Homologs of previously reported genes of unknown function), which gives rise to MTACPCGSGNSLDACCGPLIAGAPAPTAEALMRSRYTAYATGNIAYVAATHAPEAAADFDEAGSQEMSRKVKWKGLTIEATEAGGPNDDTGTVTFAARFSMQGQESVHREISTFRKVDGRWLYVDGEVNPAVAPRRVEKIGRNDPCPCGSGKKYKKCCGA
- a CDS encoding Oligoketide cyclase/lipid transport protein, with the protein product MKSYTESRFLPYTPEQMFDLVADVPSYPKFLPWCLATRVVGREGENVFLSEMDIGFKMMRERYTSRVTLKPSEEIDVEALEGIFKELHTIWRFAPAPGGTRIGFEIRFAFRSFLLQTMIGAVFNEAARMMVRSFEKRAQVLYG
- the lipA gene encoding lipoate synthase (Evidence 2a : Function of homologous gene experimentally demonstrated in an other organism; PubMedId : 12591875; Product type e : enzyme) encodes the protein MDDSKLSAAALRHPEKRNRPDNPSPRKPKWIRVKAPTSQAYGEVVKMMRSKQMHTVCEEAACPNIGECWQRRHAAFMILGDTCTRACAFCNVKTGRPGAVDPTEPAHVAESVVQMGAKHIVVTSVDRDDLPDGGATQFAKVIAAVRAASPETSIEVLTPDFRDKPGGLEAVVAARPDVFNHNLETVPRLYPSIRPGARYFQSLSILRDAKRIDPTIFTKSGLMVGLGETRSEILQVMDDLRVADVDFLTIGQYLQPTLKHAAVAEYVSPEQFEDYRRLALAKGFLVVAASPMTRSSYHADRDFEALRAARLEKLNRAAG